Genomic segment of Scardovia inopinata JCM 12537:
GCCGGAGCCTATGTGAGGACCATTCGTGACATTGTCCGTGCCCTGGGTATTTCTCATGCCCGCATGGAGCAGGGCAACATGAGGGCCGATGTGAACGTATCTTTGAGGCCTTCCCCCAACGATCCTTTGGGGACCCGGTCAGAGACCAAGAATGTCAACTCCTTTAGGGGTATTGAAAAGACTATTATTTATGAGATCCGCCGGCAGGCTGCTATTTTGGATGAAGGCGGCGAGATTCTTCAGGAAACCAGACATTGGGATGAAGCTTCCCAGACCACTGCTGGAGGCCGAGTGAAGACCGATGCCGATGATTATCGCTATTTCCCGGACCCTGACCTGGTTATGGTGCATGTTACCCAGGATCATATTGATCGTTTGGCTAAAACCATGCCTGAAATGCCGAGGGAGCGCCGTAACCGGCTGCAGGCTCAGTGGGGATTCTCTGACCTGGAGATGAGGGACGTGGTGAACGCTGATGCCCTTGATCTCATTGAGGCTACGGTAAAGGCTGGAGCTACTGCTTCCGGTGCCCGCAAATGGTGGCTGGGGGAGATCTCTCGTAGCGCCAATGAAGAGGATAAAAGCCTGGAAGAGATGTCTATTACCCCTGATGATATCGCCCGGGTGGAAGAGCTGGTCGCCCAGGGTAAACTCAACGATAAACTTGCCAAGCAGACAGTCGCCGCAGTTTTGGCTGGAGAGGGTAGCCCTGACCAAGTCGTGAAAAAGCACGGCTTTGAGGTTGTATCCGATAATGGTGCCCTGGAGACAGAAGTAGATAAGGCTCTGGAAGCTCATCCGGATATCGCCGACAAGCTGAAGAGCGGCAATATGAAACCCATGGGTGTTATTATTGGTTCCGTTATGAAGGCGACGCGCGGACAGGCTGATGCTAAGGCCGTGACTGCTATTGTCATGAAAAAGGTCAAGGGCTGATTCTCAGCCAGCAGTCAGATTTCGCGTAGAAACGGTACTACAATAAGAAGCGATGTACGATGCACAGTCGCTTCACAGTAAGGATTTGATTTAATATGCCACAATCCGCTTCGACAGCGCAATCACAGCATTCTTCTGTGGATCAGCAGGTTTCTGCTCAGAATCCATCCCAGGATGATTCCCCTCGTGAGTTGCCGGCATCCATCGCTCTTCCTCAAATTAAAGGCGAAATGATGGTTCTGCGGCCTGCCTCCTGGGAGGACTGCGAACAGATGGATGCCTTGGACGCTTATCACGATTCGGTTGTCATCACTGGTAAGAGTAAATCTGCCGAACGATCTATGGTTCGCTCCTGGGTATCCCGCTACCTGTCCTGGTCTCGGGGAGAACTTCGCAGCCAGGAGAGTTTTTCCGACCCTGAAGCGAGGGGAGTCATGGCTTGGTCTATTTTTGTCAAGTCGGATTTAACGGCCAAGAAAGACTCTGACCATAGCGATTCCCTGGGGTATGTTCTTATTGGCATGATTTTTCTGATCGATATTGATGGTTGGGCACAGTCCGCCCGAATTCAGGTTATTCTGGGCCGGGACTACAGATCCCGTGGTTTTTCCCGTGACGCCATGCCCCGGGTGATGACCTATGGTTTTGCTCCGCAGCCTGCTGGCCTGGGTCTGCACCGGATCTGGGTGGGGATTCCTCAGAGGAACAACAGATCTTCAACTGTGTATAAATCTCTGGGATTCACGCCAGAAGGCATTTCCCGTGACGCCTTGTGGGACAATGAAAATAATCGCTACCAGGACCTGGAAGTCCTGGGAACCCTGGCCGATGAGTTCGATCCCATTGCTTCCCTGGAAGCTTTTGGTATGAGGCCCATAGTTAGTAATCCAGGCTTGAAGGAAGCTATGGCTATGCATGAGCATTCGATCGAAATCGAAAAACACAAAAAGTCTTTTATTACAGATCTAGCATCCATGACTTTTGACCCAGAAACGGATGAAGACAGTGATCAAGCTGTGGATTCTGGGCAGATCAGGAAGTCCCGCCAAAGAGACGAAGCCGATGATGATGCCGCCGATTTTACTATGGGAGCAGAGGAAGCGGAGTCTGATGCGGAGTCTGAGACAGAGACCGATGCCGAGTCGGACAGCAGTAGCAAGATTCCCTGGTGGCGCAAGCTTGGTCGTGGCCGTAAACGTGAATCGTAAAAGCAGTGTGGAGGACAACTGATGGGCGCTGAAGATCTGGATAAGTACGAGACCGAAGCAGAACTGTCTTTATACCGTGAATACCGCGATGTCATTAAGTTTTTCACCTATGTAGTAGAAACAGAGCGTCGTTTTTATCTGGCTA
This window contains:
- the gatB gene encoding Asp-tRNA(Asn)/Glu-tRNA(Gln) amidotransferase subunit GatB, whose product is MAEKLMKFAEAVRKFDPVIGLEVHVELSTKTKLFCPAEVHFGGEPNTQLTPVSLGLPGSLPVVNKRAIDYAIKLGLALHCNIAEWSQFSRKNYFYPDMPRNYQISQYDKPLNGEGYLDVELEDGSIFRVPVERAHVEDDAGKNTHVGGADGRIEGADHSLVDYNRAGVPLVEIVTKPITGVGAKAADVAGAYVRTIRDIVRALGISHARMEQGNMRADVNVSLRPSPNDPLGTRSETKNVNSFRGIEKTIIYEIRRQAAILDEGGEILQETRHWDEASQTTAGGRVKTDADDYRYFPDPDLVMVHVTQDHIDRLAKTMPEMPRERRNRLQAQWGFSDLEMRDVVNADALDLIEATVKAGATASGARKWWLGEISRSANEEDKSLEEMSITPDDIARVEELVAQGKLNDKLAKQTVAAVLAGEGSPDQVVKKHGFEVVSDNGALETEVDKALEAHPDIADKLKSGNMKPMGVIIGSVMKATRGQADAKAVTAIVMKKVKG
- a CDS encoding GNAT family N-acetyltransferase produces the protein MPQSASTAQSQHSSVDQQVSAQNPSQDDSPRELPASIALPQIKGEMMVLRPASWEDCEQMDALDAYHDSVVITGKSKSAERSMVRSWVSRYLSWSRGELRSQESFSDPEARGVMAWSIFVKSDLTAKKDSDHSDSLGYVLIGMIFLIDIDGWAQSARIQVILGRDYRSRGFSRDAMPRVMTYGFAPQPAGLGLHRIWVGIPQRNNRSSTVYKSLGFTPEGISRDALWDNENNRYQDLEVLGTLADEFDPIASLEAFGMRPIVSNPGLKEAMAMHEHSIEIEKHKKSFITDLASMTFDPETDEDSDQAVDSGQIRKSRQRDEADDDAADFTMGAEEAESDAESETETDAESDSSSKIPWWRKLGRGRKRES